One stretch of Periplaneta americana isolate PAMFEO1 chromosome 1, P.americana_PAMFEO1_priV1, whole genome shotgun sequence DNA includes these proteins:
- the LOC138707848 gene encoding nucleoside diphosphate kinase A-like translates to MSGVKERTLIIIHCDGIQRTFMGRIIERFESKGFRIVALKFIWPTEDKVKKHYAEHVNEPFFSTLIADTLSGPVVVMVWEGPNVVKIGRLLIGATDPKDSHPGTIRGDVSIQDGCKNTIHGSDTVDSANREISLWFEPNEMVDWQSAYDAWIVECSTVSKIVKEVCKEIWTVLQPLHLPTPIEERLESKKYGISLTA, encoded by the exons ATGTCGGGAGTGAAAGAACGTACACTCATTATAATCCATTGCGACGGAATCCAGAGGACATTCATGGGCAGAATCATTGAACGATTTGAATCAAAAGGTTTCAGAATTGTTGCGCTTAAATTCATCTGG CCTACAGAAGATAAAGTGAAGAAGCATTATGCAGAACATGTGAACGAGCCGTTCTTTTCTACACTTATCGCAGACACATTATCGGGACCTGTTGTTGTGATG GTCTGGGAAGGCCCAAACGTAGTAAAAATTGGAAGACTTTTGATTGGTGCCACTGATCCTAAAGATTCCCACCCAGGAACAATCCGAGGTGATGTCAGCATACAAGATGGTTGCAA AAATACTATCCACGGCTCAGATACAGTGGACTCTGCTAACCGTGAAATCAGTCTCTGGTTTGAGCCCAATGAAATGGTTGACTGGCAGTCAGCATATGATGCTTGGAT aGTTGAGTGTTCAACAGTTTCTAAAATCGTGAAGGAAGTCTGCAAAGAAATATGGACTGTCTTGCAGCCCTTGCACCTGCCTACCCCTATAGAAGAAAGATTGGAGTCCAAGAAATATGGAATTTCCCTAACTGCATAG